One window from the genome of Penaeus monodon isolate SGIC_2016 chromosome 4, NSTDA_Pmon_1, whole genome shotgun sequence encodes:
- the LOC119572496 gene encoding uncharacterized protein LOC119572496: MDPEIKPYQRNGLVAQRLTLEVDDCTKNLRNNEGLARKRLEGLERKLDKDPQLKEQYFDVFTGYEDEGIIEEVPSNEIVSSQPIYYMPHRPVVKESSTSTKIKPVFDASAASYNGVSLNDCLESGPSLNPDLVKVLIRFRRWKVALTADITKAFLQICVQQKDRDVHRFLFKCKDSIRIMRFVRVPFGNICSHFLLNATIKYHLQSFPNTEVIEELKENLYVDDWLSGADSAEEVSDKFKEAQRILALAGFPLSKWYFGDFDLDTETQLVSTKRAVLSLIAKLFDPLGLISPFVMYAKILFQDIWRLGLDWDEVLPKELQNKFQNWVKSIAALKYWKINRCYFPEISWSKLSGLELHAFGDASEKGYGASVYLRDPLGGGTYQVSFVVARSRVAPIKRVTLPRLELLGALLCARLLDFVMSALYLDKTVTIVVGLTQRLHLHG, from the exons ATGGATCCTGAAATTAAGCCATATCAGAGAAATGGATTAGTAGCCCAAAG GCTTACCCTGGAAGTCGATGACTGTACGAAGAATCTTAGAAATAATGAGGGACTTGCTAGAAAAAGACTAGAAGGATTAGAGCGAAAGTTAGATAAGGATCCACAACTTAAGGAACAATATTTTGATGTGTTTACTGGTTACGAAGATGAGGGAATAATTGAGGAAGTCCCTTCAAATGAGATTGTAAGTTCTCAGCCCATTTATTATATGCCTCATCGTCCAGTTGTTAAAGAAAGCAGTACTTCAACTAAGATTAAACCAGTTTTTGATGCTTCTGCAGCTAGTTACAATGGCGTTTCTTTAAATGATTGTCTTGAGTCTGGTCCTTCACTTAATCCTGATCTTGTGAAAGTTTTGATTCGTTTCAGAAGGTGGAAAGTTGCACTGACTGCTGATATTACCAAGGCTTTCTTACAGATCTGTGTTCAGCAAAAGGACCGAGATGTTCATCGCTTTCTTTTTAAATGCAAAGACTCCATTAGAATTATGAGGTTTGTGCGTGTCCCCTTTGGCAACATATGTAGCCATTTTTTGCTAAATGCAACTATCAAATATCACTTACAGTCTTTTCCTAATACTGAAGTCATAGAAGAATTAAAGGAAAACCTTTATGTGGATGATTGGCTGTCAGGGGCAGACAGTGCTGAAGAGGTTTCTGATAAGTTTAAAGAAGCTCAGAGAATTTTGGCATTAGCAGGGTTTCCTCTTTCTAAATGGTATTTTGGGGACTTTGATTTAGATACAGAGACGCAGTTGGTGTCAACAAAAAGAGCAGTTCTGAGTCTCATAGCCAAGCTTTTTGACCCACTTGGTTTGATTAGTCCCTTTGTCATGTATGCTAAAATCCTCTTTCAAGACATATGGAGACTTGGGCTTGATTGGGATGAAGTACTACCTAAAGAGTTGCAAAATAAGTTCCAGAATTGGGTTAAGAGTATTGCTGCTCTTAAATACTGGAAGATAAATCGCTGCTATTTCCCAGAAATTTCATGGAGTAAGTTGTCGGGTCTGGAACTTCATGCTTTTGGTGATGCTTCAGAGAAGGGGTATGGAGCTTCTGTGTACTTAAGAGATCCCCTTGGGGGTGGGACATACCAGGTGTCATTTGTAGTAGCAAGGTCTAGGGTAGCTCCAATAAAAAGGGTTACTTTACCCCGACTAGAGTTGCTTGGTGCTTTACTTTGTGCTCGGCTCTTAGATTTTGTGATGTCTGCCCTATATCTCGATAAGACTGTAACTATTGTTGTTGGACTGACTCAAAGGTTGCACTTGCATGGATAA